The window GTACTTCAATTTAAGCTCTTTATTCCCTTCAGATATATTCTTTAGACGCTAATCTATTCAAGTATAATTGAGCCAAAAAACCTTAGTCTAGCCTACTGTAACCGCGTTGATACATCGTCGTTTCTCCATTGAGCTTTGAAGTTGTTCTTTAGCATTCCTTAGAGCATCGAGGACCTCTTTCACAGTAGCATCAAGAACTTCTGGATCGATAGTTTGACTCTTCTGCGGCGTATCGATTAGAATCAACGCCATCGAATTATCCACATTATCCTCTGAATCTTGATAATCTTCTTGGTTAAGTCCTTCATCAGTCGATGATTCTGTACTGCAATTGTAAATCATTTGAATGGACAAGCAATCAGCATTAGTGCCATTGTACCATAACTACGGTTAAATTTTTGATGTTTTAAACAAGAAGTTGTGCTTGGATTATTGCAATTATCAATCCAAGTACTTTGAATCAAGAGGAAATCGATTTTTGAAATCctcgattttaaaatttaaaatatccaaataattaaaacagaTTGACTTCATAAATATGAAACTCTCGATTTCAAATGACAGTGTCAGTGAAAAGATGAAATTTTGAATACCAACCCCTGCTTATCCATATTTGAAGAATTTTCTGCCGAATTTAGCAAAAGATCCTCTGAAACTTTCGCGGACATTGGTATTTGATCCGACTCCATTTCAGTTTCCTGCCCATTTGAACCATTTTTGTCCATATTTTCTGATCCTCTAGGAGACTTGAAATGCTCCACCGATTCTTGATTTTCACccttttcttgaatttctttggCGCTTGAAGAAGCTAATGACGACTCAGAGGAAATGTCGCTTCTGTCCACTAAAATGGACTGCTCCGATTCATCAGAAACGTATAATAAATTCATGGATTCGAGCTTCTTGATCAAGAATCTCAGTTTCCTCTCGGCCTTGTCTCTTGATTTCGCCTCTTGTTTTAGCATGGTTTCCAGTTGAATCAGCTGTTATTTTCAGACATTAAGAAAGGTAGCAAAATCATCTGGACCTTTAAAACCTCAACTTCATCAAAAGACGGAAAAAGTACCTTGTTCCCTAATTGCTCAGCCTCATCTTTAGCATTTCTTGAGACCATTCTCTCTGCAAGCAATCTTCCCCTTAAAGAATCCACTGTTCTCACAATGTCTTCTTCCATCATTTTCTcactgaaaaataaaaatcccATTTCAAATTTTGGAAAACATAAAAAGGTACAATATCATTTTCCATTATAattgtcataaaaaaaaaaatcacctcCATTTCACATCACCATTGTCTCCTCCTCCTGACATTATTGAACTTCGTGCCTCAAGTTTTTTGGCGCATCAGGTGGGATCAGTCCGTGGAAAACAATGTTGCATACTTTTCTTTATCTCCCATTTTAGGCTTGAAGCAATTGGGAAAACAGTGAGGAAATATATAGTTAGTTTTTGGTACAATAAAATTTCTACTTTGGTATTTGGGCTCTGGTTTttgaaacaacaaaaaaatattatattatataataaaat is drawn from Primulina eburnea isolate SZY01 chromosome 10, ASM2296580v1, whole genome shotgun sequence and contains these coding sequences:
- the LOC140803578 gene encoding uncharacterized protein translates to MSGGGDNGDVKWSEKMMEEDIVRTVDSLRGRLLAERMVSRNAKDEAEQLGNKLIQLETMLKQEAKSRDKAERKLRFLIKKLESMNLLYVSDESEQSILVDRSDISSESSLASSSAKEIQEKGENQESVEHFKSPRGSENMDKNGSNGQETEMESDQIPMSAKVSEDLLLNSAENSSNMDKQGTESSTDEGLNQEDYQDSEDNVDNSMALILIDTPQKSQTIDPEVLDATVKEVLDALRNAKEQLQSSMEKRRCINAVTVG